In one Aeromicrobium erythreum genomic region, the following are encoded:
- a CDS encoding metallophosphoesterase family protein, whose amino-acid sequence MRKIAVGLVLLAAAVLTGLPVATSTFLHSERHLTIGAHQAVVSPQVDGHATIDFGPLLPEVRVPVDAPLGVGVNVRLGDSDAVGLEELLQRDAAIAAQPSGEVREVTAAVTDMAAEAALRGLGVGVLTVTVLVLGWRAVGADRRRRIRREMVQPSRGQVAGGVATVVVVVGALVLVSLPERQDAEPAQTWTAAREVFPELPADPVLDRLQLAQGSATTSSRALVEGALYLYRDSVSFYGALEEQATQVRVREPEDGETTALVVTDRHDNIGMDPVARNIADRAKARLLIDLGDDTSQGGAWETFSINSLARAFKGFDVVSIGGNHDSRRTTKDQEKAGFTVLDGDPVEVDGVRFLGDTDPRGTTLTGYTEDAKTRDTALDDQDEELTSTACDADERGERVGVLAVHSWASGRKVAASGCVDLVLTGHLHYQVGPRAIAGPDGRSTTRLTTGTTGGAVLPIALGSSLRRDAQVTIVTFDADGAPVGLQVVTFTPAGVIDVGDYTELPLTSSPSPADPDPTEDPTAEDQDPEAPVQP is encoded by the coding sequence GTGCGCAAGATCGCGGTCGGCCTCGTCCTGCTCGCTGCCGCCGTCCTCACGGGACTACCGGTGGCGACGTCGACGTTCCTGCACAGCGAGCGGCACCTGACCATCGGTGCGCACCAGGCTGTCGTCAGCCCCCAGGTCGACGGGCACGCGACGATCGACTTCGGACCGCTGCTGCCGGAGGTGCGCGTCCCGGTCGACGCGCCGCTCGGCGTCGGCGTGAACGTCCGGCTCGGCGACTCCGACGCGGTGGGCCTGGAGGAGCTGCTGCAGCGCGACGCCGCCATCGCCGCCCAGCCGAGCGGCGAGGTGCGCGAGGTGACGGCCGCCGTCACCGACATGGCGGCCGAGGCGGCCCTGCGCGGTCTGGGTGTCGGCGTCCTCACGGTCACCGTCCTCGTGCTCGGCTGGCGTGCGGTCGGTGCCGACCGTCGGCGTCGGATCCGCCGCGAGATGGTGCAGCCGTCGCGCGGGCAGGTGGCGGGCGGGGTCGCCACCGTCGTCGTCGTGGTCGGCGCGCTGGTGCTGGTCAGCCTGCCCGAGCGTCAGGACGCCGAGCCGGCGCAGACGTGGACCGCGGCGCGCGAGGTGTTCCCCGAGCTGCCCGCCGACCCGGTGCTCGACCGGCTGCAGCTGGCCCAGGGCAGCGCCACCACGAGCAGCCGCGCGCTCGTGGAGGGTGCGCTGTACCTCTACCGCGACTCCGTCAGCTTCTACGGCGCGCTCGAGGAGCAGGCGACGCAGGTGCGCGTCCGCGAGCCCGAGGACGGCGAGACGACGGCGCTCGTCGTCACCGACCGCCACGACAACATCGGCATGGACCCGGTCGCCCGCAACATCGCCGACCGCGCGAAGGCCCGCCTCCTGATCGACCTCGGCGACGACACCTCCCAGGGCGGCGCGTGGGAGACGTTCAGCATCAACTCCCTCGCCCGTGCGTTCAAGGGCTTCGACGTCGTCTCCATCGGCGGCAACCACGACTCCCGCCGCACGACGAAGGACCAGGAGAAAGCCGGGTTCACCGTGCTCGACGGCGATCCCGTCGAGGTCGATGGCGTCCGCTTCCTCGGCGACACCGACCCGCGCGGCACGACCCTCACCGGCTACACCGAGGACGCGAAGACCCGCGACACCGCCCTCGACGACCAGGACGAGGAGCTCACGTCGACCGCGTGCGACGCCGACGAGCGCGGCGAGCGGGTCGGCGTGCTCGCCGTCCACTCGTGGGCGTCGGGACGCAAGGTCGCGGCCAGCGGCTGCGTCGACCTCGTGCTCACCGGGCACCTGCACTACCAGGTGGGCCCGCGGGCGATCGCCGGTCCCGACGGCCGGTCGACCACCCGGCTGACGACCGGCACGACCGGCGGCGCGGTCCTGCCGATCGCCCTCGGCAGCAGCCTGCGGCGCGACGCCCAGGTCACGATCGTCACCTTCGACGCCGACGGTGCGCCGGTCGGGCTGCAGGTGGTCACGTTCACGCCCGCCGGCGTCATCGACGTCGGCGACTACACCGAGCTGCCGCTCACCTCCTCGCCCTCGCCCGCCGACCCGGACCCCACCGAGGACCCGACGGCCGAGGACCAGGACCCGGAGGCTCCCGTCCAGCCGTGA